The Prinia subflava isolate CZ2003 ecotype Zambia chromosome 15, Cam_Psub_1.2, whole genome shotgun sequence genome contains a region encoding:
- the MYEF2 gene encoding myelin expression factor 2 isoform X1, with amino-acid sequence MAESDRAEAAAPRRAEEAAGQAPQPQPPPQQQQQQPAPQQQTPQQPPQDEEAAAAAAPSSGAGSANGVKMDNDETAKEGKAPVKEKLVAKAKAIPSLGNKNRFHPYAKEKNAGSAEKKAVNRNRVFISNIPYDMKWQAIKDLMREKVGEVTYVELFKDAEGKSRGCGVVEFKDEEFVKKALDTMNKYDLSGRPLNIKEDPEGEHARRALQRGGGQFPGGHGPEAAPGMMNLPPSILNNPNIPPEVISNLQAGRLGSTIFVANLDFKVGWKKLKEVFSIAGTVKRADIKEDKDGKSRGMGTVTFEQAIEAVQAISMFNGQFLFDRPMHVKMDDKSVPHEDFRIVDSKNSQLPRGLGGIGMGLGPGGQPISATQLSMGGGMGSMGPGGMGIDGPGFGGMSRMGGGLPGFRGMEGMPNMGGFGVNRMGEMFRGGMGANMEREFGRGDMALNRGFGESFGRMGGAMIGVFAGGMGAPSMGPVRSGMSGGMGGMNNMAGGMGMDRMGSGFDRMGPAMGGGLDRNMDMDRGFVPGPMGSGMRERLGSKGNQIFVRNLPFDLTWQKLKEKFSQCGHVMFAEIKMENGKSKGCGTVRFDSPESAEKACRIMNGIKISGREIDVRLDRNA; translated from the exons ATGGCGGAGAGCGACAGGGCGGAggcggccgcgccgcgccgaGCCGAGGAGGCGGCCGGCCAGGCGCCACAGCCACAGCCGccgccgcagcagcagcagcagcagccggcCCCGCAACAACAGACGCCGCAACAGCCGCCGCAGGAtgaggaggcggcggcggccgcggcacCCAGTAGCGGCGCGGGCAGCGCAAATGGCGTCAAAAT GGATAATGATGAGACAGCAAAAGAAGGGAAAGCACCTGTGAAAGAGAAGTTGGTTGCGAAAGCGAAGGCAATCCCTTCTCTTGGAAACAAGAATAGATTCCACCCCTATGCAAAGGAGAAGAatgcaggctctgcagagaagaaGGCTGTTAATCGCAATAGAGTTTTTATTAGCAACATCCCGTATGACATGAAATGGCAAGCTATTAAAGACCTGATGAGAGAGAAAG TTGGTGAGGTTACATACGTGGAGCTGTTTAAGGATGCTGAAGGAAAATCAAGG GGTTGTGG TGTGGTTGAATTCAAAGATGAAGAATTTGTTAAGAAGGCATTAGACACTATGAACAAATATGATCTTAGTGGAAGACCCCTGAATATTAAAGAG GACCCTGAAGGGGAGCATGCGCGCAGGGCACTGCAGCGCGGAGGAGGGCAGTTTCCAGGAGGACACGGACCTGAGGCGGCGCCTGGCATGATGAACTTACCACCTTCTATCCTCAATAATCCAAACATTCCTCCTGAGGTTATCAGTAATTTGCAAGCAGGCAGGCTCGGATCCACGATTTTTGTTGCCAAT CTTGACTTCAAAGTTGGCTGGAAGAAACTGAAGGAGGTGTTCAGCATTGCTGGAACTGTGAAGCGTGCAGACATCAAAGAAGATAAAGATGGCAAGAGTCGAGGAATGGGAACAGTTACCTTTGAACAAGCAATTGAAGCTGTTCAAGCAATAT CTATGTTCAATGGACAATTCCTGTTTGATAGACCCATGCATGTAAAAATG GATGACAAATCAGTTCCTCATGAAGACTTCCGTATTGTGGACAGCAAAAACTCACAATTACCTC gtGGTCTTGGTGGCATTGGTATGGGACTTGGACCAGGTGGACAGCCCATTAGTGCAACGCAGCTGAGCATGGGTGGTGGAATGGGGAGCATGGGTCCAGGAG GTATGGGAATAGACGGCCCAGGATTTGGTGGAATGAGTAGAATGGGAGGCG GACTTCCTGGATTTCGTGGAATGGAAGGAATGCCGAACATGGGAGGATTTGGAGTCAACCGAATGGGAG AAATGTTCCGTGGTGGAATGGGAGCAAACATGGAAAGAGAATTTGGTCGTGGTGACATGGCATTGAACCGTGGCTTTGGAGAGTCTTTTGGAAGGATGG gTGGTGCAATGATTGGTGTTTTTGCAGGAGGAATGGGAGCACCTAGCATGGGCCCAGTAAGATCTGGAATGA GCGGTGGAATGGGTGGCATGAACAACATGGCCGGAGGAATGGGCATGGATCGCATGGGCTCGGGCTTTGATCGGATGGGGCCGGCCATGGGCGGAGGCCTGGACAGGAACATGGACATGGACCGAGGGTTTGTGCCTGGCCCCATGGGAAGTGGCATGAGAGAGAGATTGGGCTCCAAAGGCAACCAGATATTTGTGAGAAAT CTCCCTTTTGACTTGACCTGGCAGAAGCTAAAGGAGAAATTCAGTCAATGTG GTCATGTAAtgtttgcagaaataaaaatggagaatGGAAAATCAAAGGGCTGTGGAACAGTGAGATTTGACTCACCAGAATCTGCTGAAAAGGCCTGTAGGATAATGAACGGCATAAAAATCAGTGGCAGAGAAATTGATGTCCGCTTGGATCGCAATGCATAA
- the MYEF2 gene encoding myelin expression factor 2 isoform X2 — protein sequence MAESDRAEAAAPRRAEEAAGQAPQPQPPPQQQQQQPAPQQQTPQQPPQDEEAAAAAAPSSGAGSANGVKMDNDETAKEGKAPVKEKLVAKAKAIPSLGNKNRFHPYAKEKNAGSAEKKAVNRNRVFISNIPYDMKWQAIKDLMREKVGEVTYVELFKDAEGKSRGCGVVEFKDEEFVKKALDTMNKYDLSGRPLNIKEDPEGEHARRALQRGGGQFPGGHGPEAAPGMMNLPPSILNNPNIPPEVISNLQAGRLGSTIFVANLDFKVGWKKLKEVFSIAGTVKRADIKEDKDGKSRGMGTVTFEQAIEAVQAISMFNGQFLFDRPMHVKMDDKSVPHEDFRIVDSKNSQLPRGLGGIGMGLGPGGQPISATQLSMGGGMGSMGPGGMGIDGPGFGGMSRMGGGLPGFRGMEGMPNMGGFGVNRMGEMFRGGMGANMEREFGRGDMALNRGFGESFGRMGGGMGGMNNMAGGMGMDRMGSGFDRMGPAMGGGLDRNMDMDRGFVPGPMGSGMRERLGSKGNQIFVRNLPFDLTWQKLKEKFSQCGHVMFAEIKMENGKSKGCGTVRFDSPESAEKACRIMNGIKISGREIDVRLDRNA from the exons ATGGCGGAGAGCGACAGGGCGGAggcggccgcgccgcgccgaGCCGAGGAGGCGGCCGGCCAGGCGCCACAGCCACAGCCGccgccgcagcagcagcagcagcagccggcCCCGCAACAACAGACGCCGCAACAGCCGCCGCAGGAtgaggaggcggcggcggccgcggcacCCAGTAGCGGCGCGGGCAGCGCAAATGGCGTCAAAAT GGATAATGATGAGACAGCAAAAGAAGGGAAAGCACCTGTGAAAGAGAAGTTGGTTGCGAAAGCGAAGGCAATCCCTTCTCTTGGAAACAAGAATAGATTCCACCCCTATGCAAAGGAGAAGAatgcaggctctgcagagaagaaGGCTGTTAATCGCAATAGAGTTTTTATTAGCAACATCCCGTATGACATGAAATGGCAAGCTATTAAAGACCTGATGAGAGAGAAAG TTGGTGAGGTTACATACGTGGAGCTGTTTAAGGATGCTGAAGGAAAATCAAGG GGTTGTGG TGTGGTTGAATTCAAAGATGAAGAATTTGTTAAGAAGGCATTAGACACTATGAACAAATATGATCTTAGTGGAAGACCCCTGAATATTAAAGAG GACCCTGAAGGGGAGCATGCGCGCAGGGCACTGCAGCGCGGAGGAGGGCAGTTTCCAGGAGGACACGGACCTGAGGCGGCGCCTGGCATGATGAACTTACCACCTTCTATCCTCAATAATCCAAACATTCCTCCTGAGGTTATCAGTAATTTGCAAGCAGGCAGGCTCGGATCCACGATTTTTGTTGCCAAT CTTGACTTCAAAGTTGGCTGGAAGAAACTGAAGGAGGTGTTCAGCATTGCTGGAACTGTGAAGCGTGCAGACATCAAAGAAGATAAAGATGGCAAGAGTCGAGGAATGGGAACAGTTACCTTTGAACAAGCAATTGAAGCTGTTCAAGCAATAT CTATGTTCAATGGACAATTCCTGTTTGATAGACCCATGCATGTAAAAATG GATGACAAATCAGTTCCTCATGAAGACTTCCGTATTGTGGACAGCAAAAACTCACAATTACCTC gtGGTCTTGGTGGCATTGGTATGGGACTTGGACCAGGTGGACAGCCCATTAGTGCAACGCAGCTGAGCATGGGTGGTGGAATGGGGAGCATGGGTCCAGGAG GTATGGGAATAGACGGCCCAGGATTTGGTGGAATGAGTAGAATGGGAGGCG GACTTCCTGGATTTCGTGGAATGGAAGGAATGCCGAACATGGGAGGATTTGGAGTCAACCGAATGGGAG AAATGTTCCGTGGTGGAATGGGAGCAAACATGGAAAGAGAATTTGGTCGTGGTGACATGGCATTGAACCGTGGCTTTGGAGAGTCTTTTGGAAGGATGG GCGGTGGAATGGGTGGCATGAACAACATGGCCGGAGGAATGGGCATGGATCGCATGGGCTCGGGCTTTGATCGGATGGGGCCGGCCATGGGCGGAGGCCTGGACAGGAACATGGACATGGACCGAGGGTTTGTGCCTGGCCCCATGGGAAGTGGCATGAGAGAGAGATTGGGCTCCAAAGGCAACCAGATATTTGTGAGAAAT CTCCCTTTTGACTTGACCTGGCAGAAGCTAAAGGAGAAATTCAGTCAATGTG GTCATGTAAtgtttgcagaaataaaaatggagaatGGAAAATCAAAGGGCTGTGGAACAGTGAGATTTGACTCACCAGAATCTGCTGAAAAGGCCTGTAGGATAATGAACGGCATAAAAATCAGTGGCAGAGAAATTGATGTCCGCTTGGATCGCAATGCATAA
- the CTXN2 gene encoding cortexin-2, which translates to MMSSNYCSNTSASMSVNEMSAFPLTLEQKTGFAFVGILCVFLGLLIIRCFKILLDPYSSMPSSTWEDEVEGLDKGTFEYALA; encoded by the coding sequence ATGATGAGCAGTAATTACTGCAGCAACACTTCAGCCAGCATGAGTGTCAACGAAATGTCTGCCTTCCCTCTGACTTTAGAGCAAAAAACTGGCTTTGCCTTTGTGgggattttgtgtgttttcttggGACTTCTAATTATCAGATGCTTCAAAATTTTGCTAGACCCCTACAGCAGTATGCCTTCTTCCACGTGGGAAGATGAAGTTGAGGGGTTGGATAAAGGAACATTTGAATATGCTCTTGCATGA